One genomic region from Spirosoma sp. KCTC 42546 encodes:
- a CDS encoding DUF952 domain-containing protein, whose translation MSQRTTVIPIFLFALLQVVTISVASASETLYYIVRKADWLAQSTKSSYHPAIFSSDGFIPLLTPEQVIPTARALYKAQNDLLLVKLAVSAADPRLKWDRVPGINVSLPHYYGDLSRTLVKKVYPFLPNKDGNFNLPREPFLKRLSAKLIPNSLVNKFLSYQEWQNPERFHKLQIRNFQRPKVQLQWWYFDFFLQDGSSVVMAFIPQHWWEEPGSGQEKNSVFTISLKTKAGVVKRFTTTVPQSKLKTSANHLEIPSHLVIRAIGDSDNNQFLIQVNFPEVTGTFTITPTQPPFAAFPTGVMPGFLHTVLTGAPVNSPGFSYVSQIPNSTVSGSLSWGDFQSQLSGQAYHEQGRLDDTPARQGGSWTWYHFAGDGWNIFGTPGSYIYLQQGDQIIRSGFHLISKEYTLTNRTYASPDHTKLLTGGEISFHHDNLTFRLIMSPAEAETLVCFPSPNPSQVWGTVGGTATLSISDGAATNVIEGHMFLESCSWETYTETLKK comes from the coding sequence ATGAGTCAACGCACTACTGTTATCCCTATTTTTCTGTTTGCGCTCCTGCAGGTGGTGACGATCAGCGTGGCTAGTGCATCAGAAACACTTTATTATATTGTCAGGAAAGCGGATTGGCTTGCCCAGTCGACAAAGAGTAGTTACCACCCTGCGATCTTTTCCAGCGACGGCTTTATTCCTCTTTTAACACCCGAACAGGTGATTCCGACAGCTCGTGCTCTTTATAAGGCTCAGAACGATTTGCTTCTAGTGAAACTCGCGGTGTCGGCTGCTGACCCTCGCTTGAAATGGGATCGTGTTCCCGGCATCAACGTCTCACTCCCGCACTACTATGGCGATCTTTCGCGAACATTGGTGAAGAAGGTATATCCCTTTCTACCCAATAAGGATGGGAACTTCAACTTGCCCAGAGAGCCTTTCCTGAAACGACTCAGCGCTAAGTTAATCCCTAACAGCCTTGTCAATAAATTTCTCAGTTACCAGGAATGGCAGAACCCTGAGCGGTTTCATAAACTTCAGATCCGGAATTTCCAGCGGCCTAAAGTCCAGCTTCAGTGGTGGTATTTCGATTTTTTCCTTCAGGATGGCAGCTCTGTCGTGATGGCGTTCATTCCTCAACACTGGTGGGAGGAACCGGGATCAGGCCAAGAGAAAAATTCAGTGTTTACGATCTCACTCAAAACCAAAGCCGGTGTTGTAAAACGGTTTACAACCACGGTTCCTCAGTCGAAACTGAAAACCTCAGCCAACCACCTGGAAATTCCATCCCATTTAGTGATTCGGGCAATTGGCGACTCTGATAATAACCAGTTCTTAATTCAGGTAAATTTCCCGGAAGTAACCGGTACGTTTACAATTACACCCACGCAACCTCCATTTGCCGCTTTCCCAACGGGTGTAATGCCTGGATTCCTGCACACTGTACTAACCGGAGCACCTGTAAATTCACCAGGCTTTAGCTATGTTTCCCAGATTCCTAACAGTACCGTTTCTGGATCACTTTCTTGGGGCGACTTTCAATCCCAACTTTCAGGGCAGGCATATCATGAACAAGGCAGGCTGGACGATACGCCTGCACGTCAGGGAGGAAGCTGGACCTGGTATCACTTTGCGGGCGATGGCTGGAATATTTTCGGGACCCCAGGTAGCTATATATACCTTCAGCAGGGCGATCAGATTATACGATCCGGCTTCCACCTGATTAGCAAGGAATACACCCTGACAAACAGAACCTATGCCAGCCCCGATCATACCAAACTGCTAACGGGTGGAGAGATTTCCTTTCATCATGACAACCTCACATTTCGGCTGATAATGAGCCCTGCTGAGGCCGAAACCCTGGTTTGCTTTCCCTCCCCTAACCCGAGCCAGGTTTGGGGAACGGTTGGGGGGACAGCCACGCTTTCGATTTCGGATGGGGCAGCAACGAACGTAATTGAAGGCCACATGTTTCTGGAGAGTTGCTCGTGGGAAACCTATACGGAAACCCTAAAGAAGTGA
- a CDS encoding VOC family protein: MKIKVTSLLVDDQEKALAFYTEVLGFVKKTEVPLGEHKWLTVVSGEERDGVELLLEPMAFEPARVYQKALFDAGIPLTAFNVDDVQLDYERLIKLGVVFSMKPTRMSPVTLAVFDDTCGNNIQLVQV, encoded by the coding sequence ATGAAGATTAAGGTAACGAGCCTATTGGTGGATGATCAAGAAAAGGCCCTTGCGTTTTATACGGAGGTACTGGGTTTTGTGAAAAAAACAGAGGTTCCACTGGGTGAACATAAATGGCTGACCGTTGTATCAGGCGAGGAGAGAGACGGTGTCGAGTTACTCCTTGAACCTATGGCTTTCGAGCCCGCCAGAGTCTACCAAAAAGCCTTGTTCGACGCCGGAATTCCATTGACTGCGTTCAATGTAGACGATGTCCAGCTTGACTATGAACGGTTAATAAAACTTGGCGTGGTATTCAGTATGAAGCCGACAAGGATGAGCCCGGTAACTCTGGCTGTATTTGATGATACCTGCGGAAATAATATTCAGCTTGTGCAGGTATAA
- a CDS encoding Uma2 family endonuclease produces the protein MQLPLHIPQIDHFTDEELVRFCLANPELNIERDENGILYINMSPTHLLTSSNNSELNTEFGIWNRKTKAGKVIDSSGGFFLKDKSMKAPDVAWIRRERWGALSKKEKHSFPYLAPDFVLELASDSDNLHAVKAKMEKWILNGVRLAWLVSPDEKLTYIYRPNQSTETKLFTEKLSGEEVLVGFETVLAEILEE, from the coding sequence ATGCAATTGCCCCTACACATACCCCAAATCGATCACTTCACCGATGAGGAATTAGTCCGGTTCTGCCTGGCCAATCCTGAACTGAACATTGAGCGTGATGAGAACGGGATTTTGTACATTAACATGTCTCCAACCCACCTTCTGACGAGTTCTAACAACAGTGAACTAAATACCGAATTCGGTATTTGGAACCGTAAAACCAAAGCTGGCAAAGTAATTGATTCAAGCGGTGGCTTCTTCCTAAAAGATAAGTCGATGAAAGCCCCTGACGTAGCCTGGATTCGGCGGGAACGATGGGGTGCGTTAAGCAAAAAAGAGAAACACTCATTTCCATACCTGGCTCCTGACTTTGTCCTGGAACTAGCCAGTGACTCTGACAATCTGCACGCTGTTAAAGCAAAAATGGAAAAATGGATTTTGAATGGAGTCCGATTGGCATGGCTTGTTTCTCCCGATGAAAAACTAACCTACATCTACCGTCCGAACCAATCTACAGAAACAAAACTCTTCACCGAAAAACTTTCCGGTGAAGAGGTACTGGTAGGTTTTGAAACGGTGCTGGCGGAGATTTTAGAAGAGTAA
- a CDS encoding AraC family transcriptional regulator, whose product MTFYHQQVLKIRDELYANEDLCNQIIRAKLFMDSQLERSLNLDAIAQEASFSKFHFIRLFKNMYGQTPYQYLTTVRIDKAKQLLRADKPVQDVCFAVGFESTSSFTGLFKKMTGSTPTAFIEKAVSNRNRIDRTK is encoded by the coding sequence ATGACTTTCTACCATCAGCAGGTCCTGAAAATAAGAGATGAACTCTACGCAAACGAGGATTTGTGCAACCAGATAATTCGGGCAAAGCTGTTTATGGACAGCCAATTGGAGCGTAGTTTAAATCTTGATGCTATTGCTCAGGAAGCGTCGTTCTCAAAATTCCATTTCATCCGACTCTTTAAAAACATGTACGGTCAAACCCCATATCAATACCTGACAACCGTCCGGATTGACAAAGCGAAACAGCTTTTACGGGCCGATAAACCCGTTCAGGACGTCTGTTTTGCAGTCGGCTTTGAGAGCACAAGTTCATTTACAGGGCTTTTTAAAAAGATGACGGGTTCAACGCCTACTGCATTTATCGAGAAGGCTGTATCCAATCGTAATCGTATTGATAGAACGAAATAG